In one Halichondria panicea chromosome 4, odHalPani1.1, whole genome shotgun sequence genomic region, the following are encoded:
- the LOC135335117 gene encoding uncharacterized protein LOC135335117: MSTGNSGCGDMSVPNPVTVSSLNRANERVLHMYADITPLPTTEPPTNPTTMGTIPPSSTDPPLATTETDSLTGTIETTLSNEVPQTDSLTTSTGNDSITMAPLAPAENTGVVADVMVPLLVIVIVLAVVTLVVFVFLVKRGRSRKEIAKVNVGRNTTGINNEMVRSPHSISLKSNEAYGVHGETQDSATDYYDNVLTESTAEGPLYDSVTESGEGQLSTTPTQQPNDLNPDVTYEVVPGPTHYNDSCQPIPLENNEAYSVHKSGNERSIEMPGETYFQEVDLKSNEAYGVRGEVQVAAINGTTDAVCYRVIDLPGHQSGEATSGTEILMDSNEAYHTSERDRQTEETLDYDYAIL; the protein is encoded by the exons ATGTCCACCGGTAACTCTGGCTGTGGAGACATGTCCGTCCCAAACCCAGTAACAGTTAGTTCTCTTAATAGAGCAAACGAGAGAGTTCTACATATGTATGCCGACATAA CTCCTCTCCCAACCACTGAACCTCCAACCAACCCCACAACTATGGGCACAATACCACCCTCCTCGACAGATCCTCCCTTAGCTACAACAGAGACTGACAGTTTAACAGGCACAATAGAAACTACTCTCTCAAATGAGGTGCCACAAACAGACTCTCTCACAACTAGTACAGGAAATGATTCGATCACCATGGCCCCTTTGGCCCCAGCCGAGAATACCGGAGTTGTAGCGGATGTGATGGTGCCATTGCTAGTAATAGTAATCGTCCTGGCAGTGGTGACTTTGGTAGTTTTTGTTTTTCTGGTGAAAAGAGGAAGATCCCGAAAGGAGATAGCAAAGGTAAATGTTGGTAGGAACACTACTGGAATCAACAATGAGATGG TAAGAAGCCCCCACTCCATCAGTCTAAAGTCCAACGAGGCTTACGGTGTTCACGGCGAAACTCAAGACTCTGCCACAGACTACTATGATAATGTTCTTACGGAATCGACTGCAGAGGGGCCCCTCTATGATAGTGTCACAGAATCTGGAGAAG GACAATTATCAACAACTCCCACTCAACAACCCAATGATTTAAACCCTGATGTGACTTATGAGGTAGTACCAGGACCTACACATTACAACGATTCCTGTCAGCCGATACCTTTGGAAAATAATGAAGCTTACAGTGTACACAAATCTGGAAATGAAAGAAGTATAGAAATGCCGGGTGAAACATACTTTCAAGAAGTGGACCTCAAGTCCAACGAGGCGTATGGTGTGAGAGGGGAGGTGCAAGTTGCTGCCATTAATGGGACCACTGATGCAGTGTGCTATAGAGTAATTGACTTGCCTGGTCATCAATCTGGAGAAGCAACCAGTGGAACTGAAATTCTAATGGACAGTAATGAGGCATATCATACATCTGAGAGAGATAGACAAACTGAAGAAACACTTGATTATGATTACGCTATCCTGTAA
- the LOC135335130 gene encoding uncharacterized protein LOC135335130 has protein sequence MSSQPCLSVMHAKAHSWHCQVLWGGRWQPNSAAGAGEEMEQLFSYLSRFNLTTKYMNAAGREEQLTEAAMFWNDRKISSLPSYLKCRLNKTRRDLGELKKELLLLQDKVSKDLTPEYCEQCRQEVQEIARRECSGGDIIDCEQQRVDYFQLKMSNDTAIQLQPLVRERI, from the exons ATGTCTTCCCAACCATGTTTGTCTGTGATGCACGCTAAAGCTCACTCATGGCATTGTCAG GTATTATGGGGTGGAAGGTGGCAGCCAAATTCAGCAGCTGGAGCTGGGGAAGAAATGGAGCAGCTCTTTAGCTATCTCAGTCGTTTCAACTTAACAACAAAGTACATGAATGCAGCTG GCCGAGAAGAACAGCTAACAGAAGCAGCAATGTTTTGGAATGATAGAAAGATCAGTAGTCTTCCAAGCTACTTGAAGTGTCGCTTAAACAAG ACTCGACGTGATCTGGGTGAACTCAAAAAAGAATTGCTTCTCCTTCAAGATAAAGTTAGTAAGGATCTGACCCCTGAATATTGCGAACAATGCCGTCAAGAGGTGCAAGAAATCGCAAGga GAGAATGTTCAGGTGGTGATATAATTGATTGCGAACAGCAAAGAGTTGACTACTTCCAACTGAAGATGTCGAACGACACTGCAATACAGTTGCAGCCACTGGTTAGAGAGAGGATCTAA